A single genomic interval of Nostoc commune NIES-4072 harbors:
- a CDS encoding DUF5615 family PIN-like protein: MNKMTVKLDENMAQTHVEFLQQAGYNADRVTDEGLSGADDETVWEQVCAEERFFITLDLDFSDVRRFPPGTHPGILLLRSRNRSRQTVLEILSRVVQEQPLEKLKGCLVVADDIQTRIRRSQ, encoded by the coding sequence ATGAATAAAATGACAGTAAAACTCGACGAGAATATGGCACAAACCCACGTTGAGTTTTTACAGCAAGCTGGTTACAACGCTGACCGTGTGACTGATGAAGGATTATCTGGTGCTGATGATGAAACTGTTTGGGAGCAAGTTTGTGCTGAGGAACGGTTTTTCATCACCCTTGATTTAGACTTCTCTGATGTTCGCCGCTTTCCACCAGGCACTCATCCTGGTATTCTACTATTGCGTTCGCGTAATCGTAGCCGTCAAACAGTGCTAGAAATTTTGTCTCGTGTTGTACAGGAGCAACCTTTAGAAAAGTTGAAAGGTTGTCTTGTAGTAGCAGACGACATACAAACGCGAATCCGGCGATCGCAGTGA
- a CDS encoding DUF433 domain-containing protein, which translates to MTNWQERITQNPNVCHGKPCIKGTRIMVSVILDNFAEGLTFEEIIQEYPPLVLEDIKAAIAYAAQLTREEELLPLR; encoded by the coding sequence ATGACAAACTGGCAAGAACGCATTACTCAAAACCCAAATGTATGTCACGGTAAACCGTGTATCAAAGGAACACGCATTATGGTATCAGTCATCCTTGATAACTTTGCCGAGGGACTGACATTTGAGGAAATTATTCAAGAGTATCCACCACTGGTTTTAGAAGATATCAAAGCAGCTATTGCTTATGCAGCCCAATTAACCAGGGAAGAGGAATTGTTGCCACTGCGATGA
- the psaB gene encoding photosystem I core protein PsaB, translating to MATKFPKFSQDLAQDPTTRRIWYAIATGNDFETHDGMTEENLYQKIFATHFGHLAIIFLWASSLLFHVAWQGNFEQWIKDPLHIRPIAHAIWDPHFGKPAIEAFTQAGASNPVNIAYSGVYHWWYTIGMRTNSELYTGSVFLLLFAAVLLFAGWLHLQPKYRPSLAWFKSAEHRLNHHLAGLFGVSSLAWAGHLIHVAIPEARGQHVGWDNFLSTPPHPAGLTPFFTGNWGVYAQNPDTPGHIFSTSQGAGTAILTFLGGFHPQTEALWLTDIAHHHLAIAVIFIVAGHQYRTNFGIGHSIKEMLNSKSGLVPGSKSEGQFNLPHQGLYDTYNNSLHFQLGIHLAALGTITSLVAQHMYAMPPYAFIAKDYTTQAALYTHHQYIAGFLILGAFAHGAIFWVRDYDPEQNKGNVLERVLKHKEAIISHLSWVSLFLGFHTLSLYVHNDVVVAFGTPEKQILIEPVFAQFVQASHGKVLYGLNTLLSNPDSIANTAWPNYANVWLPGWLDAINAGTNSLFLTIGPGDFLVHHAIALGLHTTTLILVKGALDARGSKLMPDKKDFGYAFPCDGPGRGGTCDISAWDSFYLAAFWMLNTLGWVTFYWHWKHLGIWQGNVAQFNENSTYLMGWFRDYLWANSAQLINGYNPYGVNNLSVWAWMFLFGHLVWATGFMFLISWRGYWQELIETLVWAHERTPLANLVRWKDKPVALSIVQGRVVGLAHFTVGYVLTYAAFLIASTAGKFG from the coding sequence ATGGCGACGAAATTTCCGAAATTTAGCCAGGATCTCGCACAGGATCCGACGACTCGTCGGATATGGTATGCGATCGCTACAGGCAACGATTTTGAAACCCATGATGGCATGACGGAAGAAAATCTTTACCAAAAGATTTTCGCAACTCACTTCGGTCACTTGGCAATCATCTTCCTGTGGGCATCCAGCCTCCTGTTCCACGTAGCCTGGCAAGGTAACTTTGAACAGTGGATTAAAGATCCCCTTCATATCCGTCCCATCGCCCACGCGATTTGGGACCCTCACTTTGGTAAACCAGCGATCGAAGCTTTTACCCAAGCTGGCGCTAGTAATCCGGTAAATATTGCCTACTCTGGTGTTTACCACTGGTGGTACACCATCGGTATGCGGACTAACAGTGAACTGTACACAGGTTCAGTATTCCTGTTGTTGTTCGCGGCTGTCCTCTTGTTTGCTGGCTGGCTGCACTTGCAACCCAAGTACCGTCCTAGCTTGGCATGGTTTAAGAGTGCTGAACATCGGCTAAACCACCACTTAGCAGGTTTGTTTGGTGTTAGTTCTTTGGCTTGGGCTGGTCACTTAATTCACGTTGCTATCCCCGAAGCTCGCGGACAGCACGTAGGTTGGGATAACTTCCTATCCACCCCACCCCACCCAGCAGGTTTGACACCTTTCTTTACAGGCAACTGGGGCGTTTACGCTCAAAACCCTGACACTCCTGGGCATATATTCAGCACATCTCAAGGTGCAGGTACTGCAATTCTGACTTTCTTGGGTGGTTTCCATCCCCAGACAGAAGCTTTGTGGCTGACTGACATAGCTCATCACCACTTAGCGATCGCAGTTATCTTTATCGTTGCCGGTCACCAGTACCGGACTAACTTCGGAATTGGTCACAGCATCAAAGAAATGCTGAACTCCAAATCCGGTTTAGTACCTGGTAGCAAGAGCGAAGGTCAGTTCAACCTGCCTCACCAAGGGTTGTACGACACCTATAACAATTCACTGCACTTCCAGTTGGGTATTCACCTAGCTGCTCTAGGAACCATCACCTCTTTGGTGGCACAGCACATGTACGCCATGCCTCCTTATGCATTTATTGCTAAGGACTATACAACTCAGGCAGCGCTGTACACGCACCATCAATATATTGCTGGTTTCCTGATACTAGGTGCTTTTGCTCACGGAGCTATATTCTGGGTACGTGATTACGACCCAGAACAAAACAAAGGCAACGTCCTTGAGCGCGTGTTGAAGCACAAAGAAGCGATTATCTCCCACCTTAGCTGGGTATCCCTTTTCTTAGGCTTCCACACCCTTAGCTTGTACGTCCACAACGACGTAGTGGTTGCTTTCGGTACTCCTGAAAAGCAAATCCTGATTGAGCCAGTGTTTGCCCAGTTTGTCCAAGCTTCTCATGGTAAAGTACTGTACGGCTTAAACACCTTGTTGTCTAACCCAGATAGTATTGCTAATACAGCATGGCCCAACTACGCTAACGTTTGGTTACCAGGCTGGTTAGATGCCATCAATGCTGGTACTAACTCCTTGTTCTTGACAATTGGCCCTGGCGACTTCTTGGTACACCATGCGATCGCTTTAGGTCTGCACACCACCACCTTGATCTTGGTCAAAGGTGCTTTGGATGCCCGTGGTTCTAAGCTGATGCCCGATAAAAAGGACTTCGGCTATGCCTTCCCTTGCGACGGCCCCGGTCGTGGCGGTACTTGCGACATCTCAGCTTGGGATTCCTTCTACCTAGCCGCGTTCTGGATGCTCAACACCCTTGGTTGGGTTACGTTCTACTGGCATTGGAAACATCTAGGTATTTGGCAAGGCAACGTAGCTCAGTTTAATGAGAACTCTACATATCTCATGGGCTGGTTCCGCGATTACCTCTGGGCTAACTCTGCTCAGTTGATTAACGGTTACAACCCCTACGGCGTGAATAACCTGTCTGTCTGGGCTTGGATGTTCTTGTTTGGACACCTAGTTTGGGCTACTGGCTTCATGTTCTTAATCTCCTGGAGAGGTTACTGGCAAGAGTTGATTGAAACCCTTGTTTGGGCACACGAACGCACTCCTCTAGCTAACCTAGTTCGCTGGAAAGATAAGCCCGTTGCTCTGTCTATTGTTCAAGGTCGTGTAGTTGGTCTAGCTCACTTCACTGTTGGCTATGTCTTGACTTACGCCGCATTCTTGATTGCTTCTACTGCTGGTAAGTTTGGTTAA
- the psaA gene encoding photosystem I core protein PsaA, whose product MTISPPEREEKKARVIVDNDPVPTSFEKWAQPGHFDRSLARGPKTTTWIWNLHALAHDFDTHTSDLEDISRKIFSAHFGHLAVIMVWLSGMIFHGAKFSNYEAWLSDPLNVKPSAQVVWPIVGQDILNGDVGGGFHGIQITSGLFQVWRGWGITNSFQLYCTAIGGLVLAALLLFAGWFHYHKRAPKLEWFQNVESMLNHHLQVLLGCGSLGWAGHIIHVSAPTNKLLDAGVALKDIPLPHEFILNKDLLTELYPSFAAGLAPFFTLNWGQYADFLTFKGGLNPVTGGLWMTDIAHHHLAIAVLFIIAGHQYRTNWGIGHSIKEILENHKGPFTGEGHKGLYENLTTSWHAQLATNLAFLGSLTIIIAHHMYAMPPYPYLATDYATQLCIFTHHMWIGAFCIVGGAAHAAIFMVRDYDPVVNQNNLLDRVIRHRDAIISHLNWVCIFLGFHSFGLYIHNDTMRALGRPQDMFSDTAIQLQPVFAQWVQNIHTLAPGGTAPNALEPVSYAFGGGILAVGGKVAMMPIALGTADFLIHHIHAFQIHVTVLILLKGVLFARSSRLIPDKANLGFRFPCDGPGRGGTCQVSGWDHVFLGLFWMYNTISIAIFHFSWKMQSDVWGTVDADGVVTHITGGNFAQSAITINGWLRDFLWAQATQVINSYGSALSAYGLMFLGAHFVWAFSLMFLFSGRGYWQELIESIVWAHNKLKVAPAIQPRALSIIQGRAVGVAHYLLGGIATTWAFFHAHILSVG is encoded by the coding sequence ATGACAATAAGTCCTCCGGAGCGAGAGGAAAAAAAGGCAAGAGTAATCGTCGATAATGACCCAGTTCCAACCTCATTCGAGAAATGGGCGCAACCTGGACACTTCGACAGATCCTTAGCCAGAGGCCCCAAAACCACCACATGGATTTGGAACCTTCACGCACTCGCCCATGATTTTGATACACATACAAGCGATTTAGAAGATATATCCCGCAAGATATTCTCAGCCCACTTTGGCCACTTAGCCGTAATAATGGTTTGGTTGAGCGGGATGATTTTCCACGGGGCGAAGTTTTCTAACTACGAAGCTTGGTTAAGCGACCCGTTGAACGTTAAACCAAGTGCTCAGGTCGTTTGGCCCATTGTTGGACAAGACATTTTAAACGGTGATGTTGGCGGTGGTTTCCACGGTATTCAAATCACCTCTGGTTTGTTCCAAGTATGGCGCGGTTGGGGGATCACAAACTCCTTCCAGCTTTACTGCACAGCGATCGGTGGCTTGGTATTAGCAGCCTTATTACTATTTGCTGGCTGGTTCCACTACCACAAACGCGCTCCCAAACTGGAATGGTTCCAGAATGTGGAGTCGATGCTGAATCACCACTTGCAAGTATTGCTAGGTTGTGGTTCCTTGGGATGGGCAGGTCACATAATCCACGTATCCGCACCGACTAACAAGCTTTTGGATGCAGGTGTTGCTCTCAAAGACATACCCTTGCCCCACGAGTTCATCTTGAACAAAGACTTGTTGACCGAGCTGTATCCCAGCTTTGCTGCTGGTTTAGCACCTTTCTTCACCTTGAACTGGGGTCAGTATGCTGACTTCCTCACCTTCAAGGGCGGTCTAAACCCAGTAACAGGCGGCTTGTGGATGACTGACATTGCTCATCACCACTTAGCGATCGCAGTTCTCTTTATTATTGCTGGTCACCAGTACCGTACCAACTGGGGTATTGGTCACAGCATTAAAGAGATCCTGGAAAACCATAAAGGCCCTTTCACTGGTGAAGGTCACAAAGGTCTCTACGAAAACCTGACCACATCCTGGCACGCTCAATTGGCTACTAACCTAGCCTTCTTGGGTTCGCTGACCATCATCATCGCGCATCACATGTACGCGATGCCTCCATATCCATATTTGGCAACTGATTATGCTACACAGTTGTGCATTTTCACCCACCACATGTGGATTGGTGCATTCTGTATAGTCGGCGGTGCTGCTCACGCTGCCATATTCATGGTGCGGGATTACGATCCAGTTGTGAACCAAAACAACTTGTTAGATCGGGTGATTCGTCACCGTGATGCGATTATTTCTCACCTTAACTGGGTGTGTATCTTCCTCGGCTTCCATAGCTTTGGACTTTACATTCACAACGATACAATGCGTGCCTTGGGACGTCCCCAAGACATGTTCTCTGATACGGCAATACAGTTGCAGCCAGTGTTTGCCCAGTGGGTACAAAATATCCACACCCTAGCTCCTGGTGGCACTGCTCCCAATGCGCTAGAACCCGTTAGCTATGCTTTCGGTGGTGGGATTTTGGCTGTAGGCGGTAAAGTTGCGATGATGCCCATTGCTTTGGGTACGGCGGACTTCTTAATCCACCATATTCACGCATTCCAAATCCACGTTACTGTCCTAATTCTGCTCAAAGGTGTACTGTTTGCCCGTAGCTCTCGTCTGATTCCAGACAAAGCAAACCTGGGCTTCCGCTTCCCCTGCGATGGTCCTGGTCGTGGCGGTACTTGTCAAGTATCTGGTTGGGATCACGTATTCCTCGGACTTTTCTGGATGTACAACACAATATCCATTGCAATTTTCCACTTCAGCTGGAAGATGCAATCAGATGTCTGGGGAACCGTAGATGCAGATGGTGTTGTGACTCACATCACCGGTGGTAACTTTGCCCAAAGCGCCATCACCATCAATGGTTGGTTGCGAGACTTCTTGTGGGCGCAAGCTACGCAAGTCATCAATTCATACGGCAGTGCGCTATCTGCTTATGGACTCATGTTCTTAGGCGCTCACTTTGTTTGGGCATTCAGCTTGATGTTCCTGTTCAGTGGTCGCGGCTACTGGCAAGAACTTATTGAGTCCATTGTTTGGGCGCATAACAAACTGAAGGTAGCACCAGCAATTCAGCCTCGCGCTCTGAGCATTATTCAGGGTCGGGCTGTAGGGGTAGCTCACTACCTCTTGGGAGGAATTGCCACAACCTGGGCGTTCTTCCATGCACACATCCTTTCAGTAGGGTAG
- a CDS encoding IS5 family transposase: MYRKQEQTTIPPENFELPFEGKLSEDNRWVIMADLIPWAEFEEEYSSFFSAEMGAPAKSFRVALGALIIKEKLGISDRETVEQIKENPYLQYFIGISSYINEAPFDPSMLVHFRERISADLVNKVNQETVKRMLETTSSTLATESTESTESTQKKIEELEKEDNTPKNRGKLILDATCAPADISYPTDFELLNQARKQTERIIDLLYEQIKGTLEKKPRTYREIARKNYLEVAKKRRVSQKDRKKAIKKQLQYIKRNLSHIDQLIRSGATLEKLSTKQYKMLLVVVEVYRQQLWLYENKKQSIDDRIVSLSQPHIRPIVRGKAGKAVEFGAKLSASYFDGYVFLDHISWDNFNESGDLKSQVEAYKNYTGYYPESVHVDKIYRTRENRAWCKGRGIIMSGPPLGRPPANVSKEKKKQDLESERIRNCIEGKFGQAKRRFSLNRVMAKLSHTSETAIAITFLVMNLSTHLSRVFYAFLCLFLKTAPFLQFRITENYDFISYKQEKLIFDFA; the protein is encoded by the coding sequence ATGTACCGAAAGCAGGAGCAAACTACAATCCCACCAGAAAACTTTGAACTTCCGTTTGAAGGAAAATTATCAGAAGATAATCGTTGGGTAATTATGGCTGATTTAATACCGTGGGCGGAATTTGAAGAGGAATATTCTTCATTTTTTTCGGCAGAGATGGGAGCGCCAGCAAAATCATTTCGGGTGGCATTAGGCGCATTAATAATCAAAGAAAAACTAGGAATAAGCGACAGAGAAACAGTAGAACAAATTAAAGAAAACCCTTATCTACAGTACTTCATAGGAATATCATCTTATATTAATGAAGCTCCATTTGATCCATCTATGCTAGTCCATTTTCGTGAAAGAATTAGTGCAGACTTAGTAAACAAAGTAAATCAAGAAACTGTTAAAAGGATGCTAGAGACAACATCTTCGACTTTAGCAACTGAATCAACTGAATCAACTGAATCAACTCAAAAAAAAATAGAAGAATTAGAAAAAGAAGATAACACGCCGAAAAATCGGGGAAAATTAATATTAGATGCGACTTGTGCGCCAGCAGACATCAGCTATCCAACAGATTTCGAGCTATTAAATCAAGCAAGAAAACAGACAGAACGAATAATAGACCTTCTTTATGAACAGATAAAAGGTACATTAGAGAAAAAACCAAGGACTTATCGGGAAATAGCGAGAAAAAACTACTTAGAAGTCGCTAAAAAACGTCGTGTATCCCAAAAAGATAGGAAAAAAGCGATTAAAAAGCAGCTTCAATATATCAAAAGAAACTTATCTCATATTGACCAGCTAATCAGATCGGGAGCAACTCTAGAAAAACTAAGTACTAAACAATATAAAATGTTGCTTGTAGTTGTAGAAGTTTATCGTCAACAACTATGGTTGTATGAAAATAAAAAACAGAGTATTGATGACCGAATCGTTAGTTTAAGCCAACCACATATCCGCCCAATTGTCCGTGGAAAAGCTGGGAAAGCCGTGGAATTTGGGGCAAAATTATCAGCTAGTTATTTTGATGGGTATGTATTTTTAGACCATATTAGTTGGGATAATTTTAATGAATCAGGAGACTTAAAATCACAAGTAGAAGCATATAAAAACTATACTGGCTATTATCCAGAATCGGTTCATGTAGATAAAATTTATCGCACAAGAGAGAATAGAGCTTGGTGCAAAGGAAGAGGTATTATCATGAGTGGTCCTCCTTTGGGAAGACCACCAGCCAATGTTAGTAAAGAAAAAAAGAAACAAGATTTAGAATCTGAGAGAATTCGTAATTGTATTGAAGGAAAATTTGGGCAAGCTAAAAGAAGGTTTAGCCTCAATCGAGTGATGGCGAAACTTTCCCACACTTCTGAAACTGCAATTGCTATTACTTTTCTAGTGATGAATCTTTCTACTCACCTGTCGCGGGTGTTTTATGCTTTTTTATGTCTATTTTTGAAAACTGCACCTTTTTTGCAGTTCCGTATAACTGAAAATTATGATTTTATTAGTTATAAACAAGAAAAGCTTATCTTTGATTTTGCTTGA
- a CDS encoding sensor histidine kinase yields the protein MSNAFYSMVCLRSQKKIAIATELKDKNWVVVRIADNGSGIPPDVQEKIFETFFTTKARGVGTGMGLSISHQIVVEKHGGQLICKSEVGSGTEFIISLPIQKQHLPENAQL from the coding sequence ATGAGCAATGCTTTCTACAGCATGGTCTGTTTACGATCGCAGAAGAAAATTGCGATCGCTACTGAACTTAAAGATAAAAACTGGGTAGTTGTCCGCATTGCTGATAATGGTTCTGGAATTCCCCCTGATGTTCAAGAAAAAATTTTTGAGACGTTCTTTACTACTAAAGCCAGAGGTGTTGGCACTGGTATGGGACTTTCGATTAGCCATCAGATTGTAGTCGAGAAACACGGAGGACAACTAATATGTAAGTCTGAGGTGGGTAGTGGTACTGAATTTATCATTTCTCTTCCGATTCAAAAGCAGCATTTACCCGAAAATGCTCAACTTTAA
- the glsA gene encoding glutaminase A encodes MKELAKLTTTDLSAWVQLAKIQAKQGQIADRIPQLAKVNPGWFAVHICCKSGKTISFGDIACVFPLMSVIKTFSLLYLLEHFGAETVFEWVGVEPSDAPFNSLEQLIADRGYPRNPMINSGAITLADKLPGKDASNRTLLFCQWLNQLAGCQLSLDKVMLASVRLTRSTTNEAIANYLTEAGHLENFKTALDTYEQICCISGRVEDLALLGKLLACENGCLSAKNRRIVNAVMSTCGLYEASAQYAVRIGLPMKSGIGGGLIAIVPGEGAIACYSPGLDTIGNPVVGLAFVEALAQELKLSIFG; translated from the coding sequence TTGAAAGAACTTGCTAAACTAACTACTACGGATTTATCAGCCTGGGTGCAACTAGCTAAAATTCAGGCTAAACAGGGACAAATTGCCGATCGCATTCCGCAATTAGCTAAAGTTAATCCTGGTTGGTTTGCAGTTCATATCTGCTGTAAATCGGGAAAAACTATTAGCTTTGGGGATATAGCTTGTGTTTTCCCGCTAATGAGCGTTATTAAGACATTTTCCTTACTTTATCTGCTAGAACATTTTGGCGCAGAAACGGTTTTTGAGTGGGTTGGGGTAGAACCTTCAGATGCACCCTTCAATTCCTTAGAACAATTAATTGCCGATCGCGGATATCCCCGCAATCCGATGATTAATAGTGGAGCAATTACTCTCGCTGATAAATTACCTGGAAAGGACGCTAGCAATCGCACTCTTTTATTTTGTCAATGGCTCAACCAATTAGCAGGTTGCCAATTATCTTTAGATAAGGTGATGCTGGCTTCAGTCCGATTAACACGCTCAACAACCAATGAAGCGATCGCAAACTATCTTACCGAAGCTGGTCATCTAGAAAATTTTAAAACAGCACTTGACACTTATGAGCAAATATGCTGTATATCTGGGCGAGTTGAAGATTTAGCCCTGTTAGGAAAGCTCTTAGCTTGTGAAAATGGCTGTTTATCAGCAAAAAATCGCCGGATTGTCAATGCGGTGATGTCAACTTGTGGATTATATGAAGCTTCTGCTCAGTATGCAGTCAGAATTGGTCTACCGATGAAATCAGGGATTGGTGGTGGACTTATAGCAATAGTACCAGGTGAGGGAGCGATCGCTTGTTACAGTCCTGGGTTGGATACGATAGGAAATCCGGTAGTGGGGCTTGCTTTTGTTGAGGCTTTAGCGCAAGAGTTAAAGTTGAGCATTTTCGGGTAA
- a CDS encoding RICIN domain-containing protein translates to MKPNSKKCTAIAVGFVGSLLWGATCVVENQNAIAQVGGFFIINELSNKCIDVVGDPGTANRARLELFDCELSGFTGSGRITDQKWEFLRGGFLRNKLSNKCIDVVGDPGTANRSPLELFDCELSGFTGSGNTTDQRWEFIGAGFLRNGLSNRCIDVVGNPGTANRARLELFDCELSGFTGSGARSDQRWRLQPSL, encoded by the coding sequence GTGAAACCTAATTCAAAAAAGTGTACAGCGATCGCAGTTGGCTTCGTTGGTTCGCTATTATGGGGAGCAACTTGCGTTGTAGAAAATCAAAATGCTATTGCACAAGTAGGCGGATTCTTTATAATAAACGAACTATCCAACAAGTGCATTGATGTAGTTGGAGATCCTGGCACAGCGAATCGTGCGCGATTGGAACTTTTTGATTGCGAACTATCTGGATTCACCGGTTCCGGTAGAATAACAGATCAAAAATGGGAATTTCTTCGTGGTGGATTTCTCAGAAATAAATTATCCAACAAATGCATTGATGTAGTTGGAGATCCTGGCACAGCGAATCGTAGCCCATTGGAACTTTTTGATTGCGAACTATCTGGATTTACCGGTTCAGGTAATACCACAGATCAGAGATGGGAATTCATTGGTGCAGGATTTCTCAGAAATGGATTATCCAACAGATGCATTGATGTAGTTGGAAATCCTGGCACAGCGAATCGTGCGCGATTGGAACTTTTTGATTGCGAACTATCTGGATTCACCGGTTCCGGTGCCAGATCAGATCAGAGGTGGCGGTTGCAACCAAGTCTTTAA
- a CDS encoding IS5 family transposase: MYRKQEQTTIPPENFELPFEGKLSEDNRWVIMADLIPWAEFEEEYSSFFSAEMGAPAKSFRVALGALIIKEKLGISDRETVEQIKENPYLQYFIGISSYINEAPFDPSMLVHFRERISADLVNKVNQETVKRMLETTSSTLATESTESTESTQKKIEELEKEDNTPKNRGKLILDATCAPADISYPTDFELLNQARKQTERIIDLLYEQIKGTLEKKPRTYREIARKNYLEVAKKRRVSQKDRKKAIKKQLQYIKRNLSHIDQLIRSGATLEKLSTKQYKMLLVVVEVYRQQLWLYENKKQSIDDRIVSLSQPHIRPIVRGKAGKAVEFGAKLSASYFDGYVFLDHISWDNFNESGDLKSQVEAYKNYTGYYPESVHVDKIYRTRENRAWCKGRGIIMSGPPLGRPPANVSKEKKKQDLESERIRNCIEGKFGQAKRRFSLNRVMAKLSHTSETAIAITFLVMNLSTHLSRVFYAFLCLFLKTAPFLQFRITENYDFISYKQEKLIFDFA; the protein is encoded by the coding sequence AATTTGAAGAGGAATATTCTTCATTTTTTTCGGCAGAGATGGGAGCGCCAGCAAAATCATTTCGGGTGGCATTAGGCGCATTAATAATCAAAGAAAAACTAGGAATAAGCGACAGAGAAACAGTAGAACAAATTAAAGAAAACCCTTATCTACAGTACTTCATAGGAATATCATCTTATATTAATGAAGCTCCATTTGATCCATCTATGCTAGTCCATTTTCGTGAAAGAATTAGTGCAGACTTAGTAAACAAAGTAAATCAAGAAACTGTTAAAAGGATGCTAGAGACAACATCTTCGACTTTAGCAACTGAATCAACTGAATCAACTGAATCAACTCAAAAAAAAATAGAAGAATTAGAAAAAGAAGATAACACGCCGAAAAATCGGGGAAAATTAATATTAGATGCGACTTGTGCGCCAGCAGACATCAGCTATCCAACAGATTTCGAGCTATTAAATCAAGCAAGAAAACAGACAGAACGAATAATAGACCTTCTTTATGAACAGATAAAAGGTACATTAGAGAAAAAACCAAGGACTTATCGGGAAATAGCGAGAAAAAACTACTTAGAAGTCGCTAAAAAACGTCGTGTATCCCAAAAAGATAGGAAAAAAGCGATTAAAAAGCAGCTTCAATATATCAAAAGAAACTTATCTCATATTGACCAGCTAATCAGATCGGGAGCAACTCTAGAAAAACTAAGTACTAAACAATATAAAATGTTGCTTGTAGTTGTAGAAGTTTATCGTCAACAACTATGGTTGTATGAAAATAAAAAACAGAGTATTGATGACCGAATCGTTAGTTTAAGCCAACCACATATCCGCCCAATTGTCCGTGGAAAAGCTGGGAAAGCCGTGGAATTTGGGGCAAAATTATCAGCTAGTTATTTTGATGGGTATGTATTTTTAGACCATATTAGTTGGGATAATTTTAATGAATCAGGAGACTTAAAATCACAAGTAGAAGCATATAAAAACTATACTGGCTATTATCCAGAATCGGTTCATGTAGATAAAATTTATCGCACAAGAGAGAATAGAGCTTGGTGCAAAGGAAGAGGTATTATCATGAGTGGTCCTCCTTTGGGAAGACCACCAGCCAATGTTAGTAAAGAAAAAAAGAAACAAGATTTAGAATCTGAGAGAATTCGTAATTGTATTGAAGGAAAATTTGGGCAAGCTAAAAGAAGGTTTAGCCTCAATCGAGTGATGGCGAAACTTTCCCACACTTCTGAAACTGCAATTGCTATTACTTTTCTAGTGATGAATCTTTCTACTCACCTGTCGCGGGTGTTTTATGCTTTTTTATGTCTATTTTTGAAAACTGCACCTTTTTTGCAGTTCCGTATAACTGAAAATTATGATTTTATTAGTTATAAACAAGAAAAGCTTATCTTTGATTTTGCTTGA